The proteins below are encoded in one region of Lactuca sativa cultivar Salinas chromosome 3, Lsat_Salinas_v11, whole genome shotgun sequence:
- the LOC111920882 gene encoding uncharacterized protein LOC111920882, whose product MGSSMGSYKLNTRCVSSGDQGSSGYGGILRDENGCWIRGFTGHLGTASMCIEAELLAILKGVELIDCLRLQNTTLETDSLDAFKALEKPDMYTRSSVWMEKISDCLKLVKKNEITLSSITPEENKCARFLAQLAMDEEEDDDDDYADVLDPPPGIESLIMADKPKLSND is encoded by the exons ATGGGTTCTTCAATGG GTTCATACAAGCTAAATACACGTTGTGTTAGCAGTGGTGACCAGGGATCAAGCGGATATGGAGGAATCTTGAGGGACGAAAATGGGTGCTGGATCAGAGGGTTTACAGGTCATCTTGGAACTGCTTCAATGTGCATTGAAGCTGAATTATTAGCCATTTTAAAAGGAGTCGAGTTAATTGATTGCTTAAGATTACAAAACACCACATTGGAAACTGATTCTTTAGATGCTTTCAAAGCTCTTGAGAAACCTGATATGTATACAAGAAGCTCAGTTTGGATGGAAAAGATCTCAGATTGCCTAAAGCTGGTCAAGAAAAACGAAATTACTCTCAGTTCCATAACTCCTGAAGAAAACAAGTGTGCAAGGTTTCTTGCACAACTTGCcatggatgaagaagaagatgatgatgatgattatgcAGATGTACTTGATCCTCCTCCAGGCATTGAAAGTCTCATTATGGCTGATAAGCCCAAATTGTCCAATGATTAG